In Streptomyces sp. P3, one DNA window encodes the following:
- a CDS encoding cytochrome P450: MESQVDDGGSVDLDGARLESMTLEPLLTRDYETRPSLVYERLRQRHGPVAPVDLLGVPAWLVLGYRESLEVLQDDAAWPKGLENWRARSEGRVPADWPLGPSLEVNHVLIQGGPGYPALRTAWDAALKPFQDPRHPQAKRLKTAVTAYADELIGLVGQAGGTGLADLSAQFARPLPLMVASRLLGFPGSQGDDALMDMWRVLDAGPDAEPALDRLLAALAELAAVKLRTPGEDFPSYLLAAHPDLSLDELARELFMLLGMTSDHVGILISNTVVEVISGEGGGARASLSAGMVRESMNRVVMRKPPLVNFVPRFAAEDTPLGNHVIRAGDPVWVSSAAAHADPLFAGHVEAGTTVSTRAHLAWGAGRRQCPARELASTVAAVGVGRLFERFSHLELALPVDQLPWRSSPFMRGLRSLPVRYELAATPGPQSSPVPETAEQAADAALPDLTPADPAIRQRSSLWRYLTGLIGVGR, from the coding sequence GTGGAATCGCAGGTGGACGACGGCGGATCCGTGGACCTCGACGGCGCGCGGTTGGAGTCGATGACTCTCGAACCGCTGCTGACCCGGGACTACGAGACGCGTCCCTCCCTCGTGTACGAGCGGCTGCGCCAACGCCACGGCCCGGTCGCGCCGGTCGACCTGCTGGGCGTGCCCGCCTGGCTGGTCCTCGGCTACCGCGAGTCGCTCGAGGTGCTCCAGGACGACGCCGCGTGGCCGAAGGGGCTGGAGAACTGGCGGGCCCGCTCGGAGGGCAGGGTGCCGGCCGACTGGCCGCTCGGACCGTCCCTCGAGGTCAACCACGTGCTGATCCAGGGCGGTCCCGGCTACCCGGCGCTGCGCACGGCGTGGGACGCGGCGCTCAAGCCGTTCCAGGATCCGCGGCACCCCCAGGCCAAGCGTCTGAAGACGGCTGTCACCGCCTACGCCGACGAGCTGATCGGTCTGGTGGGCCAGGCCGGCGGCACCGGTCTGGCGGATCTGTCAGCCCAGTTCGCCCGTCCGCTGCCGTTGATGGTCGCCAGTCGTCTGCTCGGATTCCCCGGGTCCCAGGGCGACGACGCGCTGATGGACATGTGGCGGGTGCTCGACGCGGGACCGGACGCCGAGCCGGCGCTGGACCGCCTGTTGGCGGCGCTCGCGGAACTGGCGGCGGTGAAGCTGCGGACGCCGGGGGAGGACTTCCCCTCGTACCTGCTGGCGGCCCATCCCGACCTGTCGCTCGACGAGTTGGCCCGTGAGTTGTTCATGCTGCTGGGCATGACCTCCGACCACGTCGGCATCCTCATCTCCAACACCGTGGTCGAGGTCATCTCCGGCGAGGGCGGCGGCGCACGGGCCAGCCTGTCCGCGGGAATGGTCCGGGAGAGCATGAACCGGGTGGTGATGCGTAAGCCGCCACTGGTCAACTTCGTGCCGCGGTTCGCGGCCGAGGACACTCCGCTGGGCAACCACGTCATCCGGGCGGGCGACCCGGTGTGGGTCTCCTCCGCGGCGGCGCACGCCGACCCGCTGTTCGCAGGTCATGTGGAGGCCGGCACCACGGTCAGCACACGGGCGCATCTCGCCTGGGGCGCGGGCCGCCGCCAGTGCCCGGCGCGCGAACTCGCCTCGACGGTCGCGGCGGTCGGCGTGGGCCGGCTGTTCGAGCGGTTCTCCCACCTGGAGCTCGCCCTGCCCGTCGACCAACTGCCGTGGCGCTCCTCCCCGTTCATGCGGGGCCTTCGCTCGCTGCCGGTACGGTACGAACTCGCCGCGACGCCCGGGCCGCAGTCGAGCCCGGTCCCGGAAACGGCCGAGCAGGCTGCGGACGCGGCGCTGCCGGACCTGACGCCGGCCGACCCGGCGATCCGGCAGCGCTCCTCCCTCTGGCGCTACCTGACGGGCCTCATCGGCGTGGGCCGCTGA
- a CDS encoding DinB family protein codes for MSDSPTRTPSLTGERADLLAALTKSRHFLRFTTRDLTDEQVGQRTTVSELCLGGLIKHVTSVERNWVGFILEGPSAMPDFTKMTQDDWAARAAEFRMLPGETLTGVLKEYAEAAYRTDELLATLPDLDAEQPLPPAPWFEPGARQTARRVLLHIVAETAQHAGHADIIREAIDGAKSMG; via the coding sequence ATGAGCGACTCCCCCACCCGCACCCCGTCCCTCACCGGCGAGCGCGCCGATCTGCTGGCAGCGCTGACCAAGAGCCGGCACTTCCTGCGCTTCACCACCCGTGACCTCACCGACGAGCAGGTCGGGCAGCGGACCACGGTGAGCGAGCTGTGTCTCGGGGGCCTGATCAAACACGTCACCTCCGTCGAGCGGAACTGGGTCGGCTTCATCCTCGAGGGCCCGTCGGCGATGCCCGACTTCACCAAGATGACGCAGGACGACTGGGCCGCGCGAGCCGCCGAGTTCCGGATGCTGCCCGGCGAGACGCTGACCGGCGTGCTGAAGGAGTACGCCGAGGCGGCCTACCGCACGGACGAACTGCTCGCCACGCTGCCCGACCTGGACGCGGAGCAGCCGCTGCCGCCGGCCCCCTGGTTCGAGCCGGGGGCGCGGCAGACGGCCCGCCGGGTCCTGCTGCACATCGTCGCCGAGACCGCCCAGCACGCCGGGCACGCGGACATCATCCGCGAGGCCATCGACGGGGCGAAGAGCATGGGCTGA
- a CDS encoding DUF5682 family protein codes for MGSPGEALAVLTDSAAPFLIGVRHHAPSLAAAVPALLDAARPDVVLVELPAEMQEWLGWLGHEETRAPVALAAAPGDGRGGAGPAFYPFADFSPELAAVRWAAGRGVPLIACDLPLTDRAWGEGRGGTAQGEALGLTGALRAGLTGRPGDDLWDRLVEAAAPGSQPEALRRAALLTGWALREEAAAGGGVAELDLRRERWMRSRIAEATAHGERAAVVVGAFHAPALTGAALAEGGGDTEGRAEERRAGTERCDGTSSTDGGRDGDTAGRGAAWITSLVPYTYALLDERSGYPAGIRDPQWQETVLRAAGDPAALEEALVRAAVRICAELRGLGHPSGPADAREISRLASDLARLRGLPAPGRGELVEAVQTVLAQGEPYGRGRAVARAMERVLVGSRTGRPAPDAPRCGLAPAVEAETAALGLPGPQDGAGAARDLRLDPLRSDLDRRRELLLRRLTVCGVPYGEAKEVVGAGGAQALTSRWEVRWTPATAAMLTAAGVRGVTAAQAAEGVLRERLRTEREEGGSTAAQVLRGLAEAAECGLPVLADERLDDIAEVLPQVGTLPGLLAGLALSDRLRAGHVPGLGADEARTARAAAVAELLTSAAVRQVDGLTGSEDPADAHALLELAHRADLLGGVRLTDALARLAAGGSPLMRGAAGAVRVLLGQEDARAFGDRVASWVDGAVDPDSRSALTARLSGLLTAAGPLLEAAEPALTPLLDRVAALPDREFLDRLPALRGGFETLSPAARDRLLASVEERLGVRHIGDTQGVDPVALAVWAEADLVARDALRTLGLLPAIDVDGGAPPAAEAAPAPAAVAPDHAAGSVPHPAGGEEAASREEGRRLAADDRWRLVLGRRADRLPASARSLATALDELYGSGRGEGSRGDLTGPGTGGGREAPYPGAREWSQELAALFGPGIREEVLAAAAAAGRKDVLAELDADGVRPSVELLQTVLRHAGGLPEARLAALRPLVRRLVEELTRELATRLRPALHGTALPRPSRRPGGGLDLPRTLRANLTTARRGPDGVVRVVPERPVFRSRARRAADWRLILVTDVSGSMEASTVWAALTASVLAGVPTLSTHFLAFSTEVIDLTGHVADPLSLLLEVSVGGGTHIAAGLRQARELVTVPSRTLVVVVSDFEEGYPLGGLLAEVRALVGSGCHVLGCASLDDTGRPRYSTGVAGQLVAAGMPVAALSPLELARWVGEKIA; via the coding sequence ATCGGCTCCCCCGGCGAGGCTCTCGCCGTCCTCACCGACTCCGCCGCGCCCTTTCTCATCGGCGTACGGCACCACGCGCCCTCGCTGGCCGCCGCCGTGCCCGCGCTGCTGGACGCGGCGCGGCCGGACGTGGTGCTCGTGGAACTGCCTGCGGAGATGCAGGAGTGGCTGGGCTGGCTCGGACACGAGGAGACCCGGGCCCCCGTCGCGCTCGCCGCCGCACCCGGCGACGGACGGGGAGGCGCCGGCCCGGCGTTCTACCCGTTCGCCGACTTCTCGCCGGAGCTGGCCGCCGTGCGCTGGGCCGCCGGGCGCGGCGTCCCGCTGATCGCCTGCGATCTGCCGCTCACGGACCGGGCGTGGGGCGAGGGGCGCGGCGGCACGGCGCAGGGCGAGGCACTCGGGCTGACCGGCGCGCTGCGGGCCGGGCTCACCGGCCGCCCCGGGGACGATCTGTGGGACCGGCTCGTCGAGGCCGCCGCGCCGGGCTCACAGCCCGAGGCGCTGCGCCGGGCGGCCCTGCTGACCGGGTGGGCGCTGCGCGAGGAGGCGGCCGCCGGGGGCGGGGTTGCGGAGCTGGACCTGCGGCGGGAGCGGTGGATGCGGTCGCGGATCGCCGAGGCCACCGCGCACGGCGAGCGGGCCGCCGTGGTCGTCGGCGCCTTCCACGCGCCGGCACTGACCGGAGCGGCCCTCGCCGAAGGAGGCGGGGACACCGAAGGGCGGGCGGAGGAACGGCGGGCCGGGACCGAGCGGTGCGACGGCACTTCGTCGACGGACGGCGGCCGGGACGGTGACACGGCCGGCCGCGGTGCCGCCTGGATCACCTCGCTCGTCCCGTACACCTACGCCCTCCTCGACGAACGGTCCGGGTACCCGGCGGGAATCCGGGATCCGCAGTGGCAGGAGACGGTGCTGCGGGCGGCGGGCGATCCGGCGGCGCTGGAGGAGGCGCTGGTCCGGGCCGCGGTGCGGATCTGCGCGGAGCTGCGCGGGCTCGGACATCCGTCGGGTCCGGCGGACGCGCGCGAGATCAGCCGGCTGGCGTCGGACCTCGCCCGGCTGCGCGGGCTGCCCGCGCCGGGCCGGGGCGAGCTGGTCGAGGCGGTGCAGACGGTCCTCGCGCAGGGCGAGCCGTACGGACGGGGGCGGGCCGTCGCTCGGGCGATGGAACGGGTGCTCGTCGGGTCGCGCACCGGCCGGCCCGCACCGGACGCGCCGCGCTGCGGACTGGCCCCGGCGGTCGAGGCCGAGACGGCCGCGCTGGGCCTGCCGGGCCCGCAGGACGGCGCCGGCGCGGCCCGGGACCTGCGGCTCGACCCGCTGCGGTCCGACCTCGACCGGCGCCGGGAACTGCTGTTGCGCCGGCTGACGGTGTGCGGGGTGCCGTACGGGGAGGCGAAGGAGGTGGTCGGCGCGGGCGGCGCGCAGGCCCTCACCTCGCGCTGGGAGGTGCGCTGGACACCGGCGACGGCGGCCATGCTGACGGCGGCCGGCGTACGGGGCGTCACCGCGGCCCAGGCCGCCGAGGGCGTGCTCCGGGAGCGCCTGCGCACGGAACGGGAGGAGGGCGGGTCGACCGCCGCCCAGGTCCTTCGGGGGCTCGCAGAGGCCGCGGAGTGCGGGTTGCCGGTGCTCGCGGACGAGCGGCTGGACGACATCGCCGAGGTGCTGCCGCAGGTCGGCACGCTTCCCGGGCTTCTCGCCGGTCTCGCCCTGTCGGATCGCCTGCGCGCGGGCCATGTGCCGGGTCTCGGCGCCGACGAGGCGCGGACGGCGCGGGCGGCCGCCGTGGCCGAGCTGCTCACCTCGGCGGCGGTGCGTCAGGTCGACGGGCTGACCGGGTCCGAGGACCCGGCCGACGCCCACGCGCTGCTGGAACTCGCCCACCGGGCCGACCTGTTGGGCGGGGTCCGGCTCACCGACGCCCTGGCCCGGCTGGCCGCCGGCGGCTCGCCCCTGATGCGCGGCGCCGCGGGAGCCGTCCGGGTGCTGCTCGGACAGGAGGACGCGCGCGCCTTCGGCGACCGCGTCGCGTCCTGGGTGGACGGGGCCGTCGATCCCGACTCCCGCTCGGCCCTGACCGCCCGGCTGAGCGGTCTGCTGACCGCCGCGGGCCCCCTGCTGGAGGCCGCGGAACCCGCTCTGACGCCGTTGCTCGACCGTGTCGCCGCGTTGCCCGACCGGGAGTTCCTGGACCGGCTGCCGGCGCTGCGGGGCGGTTTCGAGACGCTGAGCCCGGCGGCCCGCGACCGGCTCCTCGCCTCCGTCGAGGAACGCCTCGGCGTCCGGCACATCGGGGACACGCAGGGCGTCGACCCGGTCGCGCTCGCCGTCTGGGCCGAGGCGGACCTCGTCGCGCGCGATGCCCTGCGCACGCTGGGCCTGCTGCCGGCGATCGACGTCGACGGCGGCGCACCGCCCGCTGCGGAGGCCGCCCCCGCTCCTGCGGCCGTCGCTCCCGACCACGCCGCCGGGAGCGTCCCCCACCCGGCCGGGGGCGAGGAGGCCGCGTCCCGCGAGGAGGGCCGCCGCCTCGCCGCCGACGACCGGTGGCGGCTCGTGCTGGGGCGGCGCGCCGACCGACTGCCCGCGTCCGCCCGCTCGTTGGCGACGGCCCTGGACGAGCTGTACGGCAGCGGACGCGGCGAGGGCAGCAGGGGCGACCTGACGGGCCCGGGGACCGGCGGCGGGCGGGAGGCGCCGTATCCCGGGGCGCGGGAGTGGTCGCAGGAGCTGGCCGCGCTGTTCGGGCCGGGCATCCGGGAGGAGGTGCTGGCGGCGGCCGCGGCGGCGGGGCGCAAGGACGTCCTCGCGGAGCTGGACGCGGACGGCGTACGCCCCTCGGTGGAACTCCTGCAGACCGTGCTGCGGCATGCGGGCGGGCTTCCCGAAGCCCGGCTCGCCGCGCTGCGCCCGCTCGTACGACGGCTCGTCGAGGAGCTGACCCGGGAGCTGGCGACCCGGCTGCGTCCCGCCCTGCACGGTACGGCCCTGCCGCGGCCGAGCCGAAGGCCCGGCGGCGGCCTCGACCTGCCGCGCACCCTGCGCGCCAACCTGACGACCGCGCGGCGCGGCCCGGACGGCGTCGTGCGGGTCGTCCCCGAGCGGCCGGTGTTCCGCAGCCGGGCGCGGCGGGCCGCGGACTGGCGGCTGATCCTGGTCACCGACGTGTCGGGGTCCATGGAGGCGTCCACGGTGTGGGCCGCGCTGACGGCGTCGGTGCTGGCCGGCGTGCCGACCCTGTCGACGCACTTCCTGGCCTTCTCCACGGAGGTCATCGACCTCACCGGCCACGTCGCGGACCCACTGTCGCTGCTGCTGGAGGTCAGTGTGGGCGGGGGCACGCACATCGCGGCGGGTCTGCGGCAGGCCCGCGAGCTCGTCACGGTGCCGTCCCGGACCCTGGTCGTGGTCGTCAGCGACTTCGAGGAGGGCTATCCGCTCGGCGGGCTGCTCGCCGAGGTGCGGGCGCTCGTCGGGTCGGGCTGCCACGTGCTGGGCTGCGCGAGTCTGGACGACACGGGCCGGCCGCGCTATTCCACGGGCGTCGCCGGGCAGCTCGTCGCCGCGGGCATGCCCGTCGCCGCCCTCAGTCCGCTCGAACTCGCCCGCTGGGTAGGGGAGAAGATCGCATGA
- a CDS encoding AAA family ATPase — protein sequence MTVTAPSSPAPPADPVRQIVPPEDRYAAELAFLAAYDDGPRPPAWRLTPRAVVTFVMGSAGRALKLPDDAETPEGVSRRMTVEGKFVGDRALVERCVVTLAGERGLLLVGEPGTAKSMLSELLSTAVCGTSGLVVQGTAGTTEDQLKYGWNYALLLAQGPSRQALVPSPVLTAMSRGAIARVEEVTRCLPEVQDSLVSLLSERRMAVPELAGTGDALAHAAPGFNLIATANLRDKGVSEMSAALKRRFNFETVGPIPDLDAETALVRSQARASVERAGAPFQVDDAVLEALVTAFRDLREGRSAEGWEVERPSTVMSTAEAVSVAGALALAAAYFPGDRDVLGLLPGHLLGVVRKDDPADAARLRGYWDGPVRRRAEQGSATWRTLWDLRTALEG from the coding sequence ATGACCGTCACCGCCCCGTCCTCCCCCGCCCCGCCCGCCGACCCGGTCCGCCAGATCGTCCCGCCCGAGGACCGGTACGCCGCCGAGCTGGCCTTCCTCGCCGCGTACGACGACGGGCCGCGGCCGCCCGCCTGGCGGCTCACCCCACGTGCGGTGGTCACGTTCGTCATGGGCAGCGCGGGCCGTGCCCTGAAGCTCCCCGACGACGCGGAGACGCCCGAAGGGGTGTCGCGCCGGATGACGGTGGAGGGCAAGTTCGTCGGCGACCGTGCGCTGGTCGAACGGTGTGTGGTGACGCTCGCCGGCGAGCGCGGGCTGCTGCTCGTCGGCGAGCCCGGCACCGCCAAGTCGATGCTGTCCGAGCTGCTGTCCACCGCTGTGTGCGGCACCAGCGGCCTGGTCGTGCAGGGCACCGCGGGCACGACGGAGGACCAGCTCAAGTACGGCTGGAACTACGCCCTGTTGCTGGCGCAGGGACCGAGCAGGCAGGCGCTGGTGCCGTCGCCGGTGCTGACCGCCATGTCCCGGGGCGCCATCGCGCGCGTCGAGGAGGTCACGCGGTGCCTGCCGGAGGTGCAGGACTCGCTGGTCTCCCTGTTGTCCGAGCGGCGCATGGCCGTTCCCGAACTGGCCGGCACCGGCGACGCGTTGGCTCATGCCGCACCCGGCTTCAACCTCATCGCCACGGCCAACCTGCGGGACAAGGGCGTGTCGGAGATGTCGGCGGCCCTCAAGCGTCGCTTCAATTTCGAGACGGTCGGCCCGATCCCGGACCTCGACGCGGAGACCGCGCTGGTGCGCAGCCAGGCGCGGGCCTCGGTGGAGCGGGCGGGCGCGCCCTTCCAGGTCGACGACGCGGTGCTGGAGGCCTTGGTCACCGCCTTCCGCGACCTGCGGGAGGGCCGGTCGGCGGAGGGCTGGGAGGTGGAGCGGCCGTCCACCGTGATGAGCACCGCGGAGGCGGTGTCCGTCGCGGGCGCGCTGGCCCTCGCCGCGGCCTACTTCCCCGGGGACCGGGACGTGCTGGGCCTGCTGCCGGGCCATCTGCTGGGTGTGGTCCGCAAGGACGACCCCGCCGACGCGGCCCGGCTGCGCGGCTACTGGGACGGGCCCGTCCGACGCCGGGCCGAGCAGGGGTCGGCCACCTGGCGCACCCTGTGGGACCTGCGCACGGCCCTGGAGGGGTGA